The following proteins are encoded in a genomic region of Rhizobium sp. CCGE531:
- a CDS encoding DUF4432 family protein, which produces MMDFSAAKGPKLMLDESSVLDIGACIVDGNNLAPGRAIPDDGDPRIDHSLEGFLFTCGPDHIRHPQPMTGAFEGRRYPLHGSFSSHPAKILWTRFEDGNAECRADIDVITAERRTARLERHWRIDGATGEVSLADRIVNTSVEAMPVFLMYHMNLGGKWFDSGTRLTGQMLENGGFPWTFGEEGGDIFCVPAQDKGEDWAEISLGPIAAIGGKSLRVRFGTDMLPFLQVWRNQRAPAHVLGIEPVSHRWVSRAELEEAGEFNILQPGEARNFMLNFAFV; this is translated from the coding sequence ATGATGGATTTTTCGGCGGCCAAGGGGCCGAAACTGATGCTGGACGAAAGCTCCGTGCTGGATATCGGTGCCTGCATCGTCGATGGAAACAATCTCGCACCTGGACGCGCCATTCCCGACGACGGCGATCCGCGTATCGACCATTCGCTGGAGGGCTTCCTCTTTACTTGCGGCCCGGACCATATCCGTCATCCGCAACCGATGACGGGAGCCTTCGAAGGAAGGCGCTATCCGCTTCATGGATCCTTTTCCTCCCATCCGGCCAAAATTCTCTGGACCAGGTTCGAGGATGGCAATGCGGAATGCCGCGCCGATATCGACGTCATCACCGCCGAACGTCGCACGGCGAGGCTGGAACGCCATTGGCGGATCGACGGCGCGACGGGCGAGGTTTCGCTCGCAGACCGCATCGTCAATACGAGCGTCGAGGCGATGCCGGTCTTTCTAATGTACCATATGAATCTCGGTGGAAAGTGGTTCGACAGCGGCACGCGCCTCACCGGACAGATGCTGGAGAATGGCGGCTTTCCCTGGACGTTCGGCGAGGAGGGCGGCGACATCTTCTGCGTGCCGGCGCAGGACAAGGGCGAGGATTGGGCGGAGATCAGTCTCGGCCCCATCGCGGCCATCGGCGGCAAGTCTTTGAGGGTGCGCTTCGGTACCGATATGCTGCCGTTCCTGCAGGTCTGGCGCAACCAGCGCGCGCCTGCGCATGTCCTCGGCATCGAGCCGGTGTCGCATCGCTGGGTCTCGCGCGCGGAGCTTGAGGAGGCGGGCGAATTCAATATTCTCCAGCCCGGCGAAGCCCGCAATTTCATGCTCAACTTTGCCTTTGTTTGA
- a CDS encoding iron-containing alcohol dehydrogenase gives MSTISANWSYPNAFKLGRGRIKELADACKSLGMKKPLLVTDRGLASMAITKTALDILEDAGLGRALFADVDPNPNEKNLEAGVKAFKDGGHDGVVAFGGGSGLDLGKCVAFMAGQTRPVWDFEDIGDWWTRASVEGIAPIVAVPTTAGTGSEVGRASVITNSATHVKKIIFHPKFLPGVVIADPELTVGMPKVITAGTGMDAFAHCLEAYSSPFYHPMSAGIALEGMRLVKEFLPRAHREGTDLEARANMMSAAAMGAVAFQKGLGAIHALSHPIGAVYNTHHGTTNAVVMPAVLRFNRKAIEDKIGRAAAYLGISGGFDGFYDYVLQLRSELGVPESLSAMGIAPDRIDELSAMAIEDPSAGGNPVPMTLENTKALFRDCF, from the coding sequence ATGAGCACTATCTCAGCCAATTGGAGCTATCCGAACGCTTTCAAGCTCGGCCGCGGCCGCATCAAGGAACTCGCGGACGCCTGCAAGAGCCTGGGCATGAAGAAGCCGCTCCTGGTCACCGACCGGGGACTTGCCTCGATGGCGATCACCAAGACCGCATTGGACATCCTGGAGGATGCGGGTCTCGGACGGGCTCTCTTTGCCGATGTCGATCCAAATCCCAACGAGAAGAACCTCGAAGCCGGCGTGAAGGCCTTCAAGGATGGCGGGCATGACGGCGTCGTCGCCTTCGGTGGTGGTTCCGGCCTCGATCTCGGCAAGTGCGTCGCCTTCATGGCTGGTCAGACGCGGCCGGTCTGGGATTTCGAAGATATCGGCGACTGGTGGACCCGCGCAAGCGTCGAAGGCATTGCGCCGATCGTCGCGGTGCCGACGACCGCCGGCACCGGCTCTGAAGTCGGCCGCGCCAGCGTCATCACCAATTCCGCAACGCATGTGAAGAAGATCATCTTCCATCCGAAGTTCCTGCCCGGCGTCGTCATCGCCGATCCCGAGCTGACCGTCGGCATGCCGAAGGTGATCACCGCCGGCACCGGCATGGATGCGTTTGCTCATTGCCTGGAAGCCTATTCCTCGCCGTTCTATCACCCGATGTCGGCTGGTATCGCGCTGGAAGGCATGCGGCTGGTCAAGGAGTTCCTGCCGCGCGCCCATCGCGAGGGGACGGATCTCGAAGCGCGTGCCAATATGATGAGCGCCGCCGCCATGGGCGCCGTTGCGTTCCAGAAGGGTCTTGGCGCCATCCACGCGCTGTCGCATCCGATCGGCGCCGTCTACAACACCCATCACGGCACGACCAACGCCGTCGTCATGCCGGCCGTCCTGCGCTTCAACCGCAAGGCTATCGAGGACAAGATCGGACGCGCCGCCGCCTATCTTGGGATTTCGGGCGGTTTCGACGGCTTCTATGATTATGTGCTGCAATTGCGCTCGGAACTCGGCGTGCCGGAAAGTCTGTCCGCCATGGGCATCGCACCCGACCGGATCGACGAGCTTTCAGCCATGGCAATCGAAGACCCTAGTGCCGGCGGCAATCCTGTGCCGATGACGCTCGAAAATACCAAGGCCCTATTTAGGGATTGCTTCTAA
- a CDS encoding IS701 family transposase, translated as MNGLNGRSEPDFADYVERLVDVIGHADRAEPLKDYCLGLMLPVERKSVEPLAAVTAPARVSSKHQSLLHFVGQAPWSDEALLRRIGDLVLPLIERHGPIEAWIVDDTGFPKKGRHSVGVARQYCGQLGKQDNCQVAVSLSIANVAASLPIAYRLYLPEIWADDAERRRKAKIPDSVAFQTKPAIALEQIRAAQAAGVAPGVVLADAGYGVDGAFRAGLSALGLDYVVGVQPTLSVWRPGEGPLPPEPWRGKGRPTSLMRRSPEHSPISAKALAQELPQDAWQIIGWREGTNTDLNSRFAAVRVRPASRDYKLTEPRAEEWLLIEWPEGDAEPLKYWLSTLPAAASLAKLVSTAKLRWRIERDYQELKQELGLGHYEGRGWRGFHHHASLCIAAYGFLISQRETIPPSAPPETKNRPQSGLPQGYRPRGAPDPTRATRVEFDRHNPKALDRRTQSQPPAMSMLLPDEGSIKSTNL; from the coding sequence ATGAATGGCCTGAACGGAAGAAGTGAACCAGACTTTGCGGATTATGTCGAGAGGCTTGTCGATGTGATCGGCCATGCCGATCGGGCAGAGCCGCTGAAGGATTACTGCCTTGGCCTCATGCTGCCGGTGGAGCGCAAGAGTGTCGAGCCTCTGGCAGCGGTAACGGCACCGGCGAGGGTTTCGTCCAAGCATCAGTCGTTACTGCATTTCGTCGGTCAGGCGCCGTGGTCGGACGAGGCGCTTCTGCGGCGGATTGGCGATTTGGTGCTGCCGCTGATCGAGCGACATGGGCCGATCGAGGCGTGGATTGTAGATGACACCGGCTTTCCCAAGAAGGGCAGGCATTCGGTCGGGGTGGCGCGGCAATATTGTGGCCAACTCGGCAAGCAGGACAACTGCCAAGTCGCGGTCAGCTTGTCGATCGCCAACGTCGCAGCGAGCTTGCCGATTGCCTACCGGCTGTATCTACCCGAGATCTGGGCCGACGATGCCGAGCGGCGGCGCAAGGCGAAGATCCCTGACAGCGTCGCATTCCAGACCAAACCGGCCATCGCGCTGGAGCAGATCCGAGCCGCCCAGGCAGCCGGAGTGGCGCCCGGTGTGGTGTTGGCCGATGCCGGCTATGGCGTGGACGGCGCATTCCGCGCCGGCCTGTCGGCACTCGGCCTCGACTATGTCGTGGGCGTGCAGCCGACACTCAGCGTCTGGCGACCCGGCGAGGGACCATTGCCACCCGAGCCCTGGCGCGGAAAGGGGCGGCCAACCTCGCTGATGCGCCGCAGCCCCGAGCACAGCCCGATATCGGCCAAGGCGTTGGCGCAGGAACTGCCGCAAGATGCCTGGCAGATCATCGGCTGGCGGGAAGGAACCAACACTGACCTCAACTCTCGCTTCGCCGCCGTGCGCGTCAGGCCCGCGTCCAGGGATTACAAATTGACCGAGCCCCGCGCCGAGGAATGGCTGCTGATCGAATGGCCCGAGGGTGATGCCGAACCACTCAAATACTGGCTCTCCACTCTCCCGGCCGCCGCTTCGCTCGCAAAGCTCGTCAGCACCGCCAAGCTGCGCTGGCGCATCGAGCGCGACTATCAGGAACTCAAACAGGAACTCGGGCTCGGCCACTATGAGGGACGCGGTTGGCGCGGCTTCCATCATCATGCAAGCCTCTGCATTGCCGCTTACGGATTCCTCATCTCCCAAAGGGAGACGATTCCCCCCTCAGCGCCGCCCGAAACCAAAAACCGCCCGCAATCTGGCCTTCCCCAGGGTTATCGACCCCGCGGAGCCCCCGATCCGACCCGAGCGACACGTGTCGAATTCGATCGCCACAATCCGAAGGCACTTGACCGTCGCACTCAGTCGCAACCTCCAGCGATGTCCATGCTGCTCCCGGATGAAGGATCGATAAAATCCACAAATTTGTGA
- a CDS encoding amino acid permease — protein MSDYTELDKKQDVHILHSMGYAQELERRMSSFSNFAISFSIICILSGGINSLAQATSGAGGAAIGIGWPLGCLISGVFALSMAQISSAYPTAGGLYHWGSILGNRFTGWLTAWLNLLGLITVLGAINVGTWGFFSGSIAGWFGIAVDTTTSAGFANQIIFVAIITGLQALINHFGIKLTAKLTDMSGYLIFAAAIALTVVCLIGVKSWDISRIWTFTNYSGTPEGDASVWPKTDNVWYIFALGLLLPIYTITGYDASAHTSEETVKASSSVPRGMVSSVWWSSFFGYIMLLAFLLAIPDMNEASKQGWNVFFWTINGITNPVVANILYVAIFISQLLCGLATVTSASRMIYAFSRDGGLPFSKALASVSPKFRTPSIAIWTAAVLSVLFVWGASLVTIAGSSAYTIVVSCTVIFLFLSFAVPIVLGIKAIGTAKWPKMGPWNMGIGVYKLVSLLVIVAMAVIFVIGVQPPNQWALYITIGFLVLTAIIWFAFEKRRFQGPPIGDMIAKRQADIAAAERAVGEV, from the coding sequence ATGTCTGATTACACAGAGTTAGACAAAAAGCAGGATGTTCATATCCTGCACTCCATGGGCTACGCCCAGGAGCTGGAACGGCGCATGAGTTCATTCTCGAATTTCGCCATTTCCTTCTCCATCATTTGCATTCTATCTGGCGGCATCAACTCGCTTGCACAAGCGACATCGGGCGCTGGCGGTGCCGCGATCGGTATAGGTTGGCCGCTCGGCTGCCTGATTTCGGGTGTTTTCGCGCTCTCGATGGCACAGATTTCCTCGGCCTATCCCACGGCTGGTGGCCTCTATCATTGGGGCTCGATCCTCGGCAACCGGTTCACCGGCTGGCTGACGGCATGGCTCAATCTTCTCGGTCTGATCACCGTGCTCGGCGCGATCAATGTCGGCACCTGGGGCTTCTTCAGCGGTTCCATCGCCGGCTGGTTCGGTATTGCCGTCGATACCACGACTTCGGCGGGTTTTGCCAATCAGATCATTTTCGTCGCCATCATCACCGGCCTGCAGGCGCTGATCAATCACTTCGGCATCAAGCTCACCGCAAAGCTGACCGATATGTCCGGCTACCTCATCTTCGCCGCTGCGATCGCGTTGACTGTCGTCTGCCTCATCGGCGTGAAGAGCTGGGATATCAGCCGCATCTGGACCTTCACCAACTATTCCGGCACGCCGGAAGGTGACGCCTCGGTTTGGCCGAAAACGGACAATGTCTGGTACATCTTCGCCCTCGGTCTGTTGCTGCCGATCTACACGATCACAGGTTATGATGCCTCGGCGCATACGTCCGAGGAGACGGTCAAGGCGTCCAGTTCCGTGCCGCGTGGTATGGTTTCCTCGGTCTGGTGGTCATCTTTCTTCGGTTATATCATGCTCCTCGCCTTCCTCCTGGCGATCCCGGACATGAATGAAGCGTCGAAACAGGGCTGGAACGTCTTCTTCTGGACCATCAACGGCATTACCAATCCTGTCGTGGCCAATATACTTTATGTTGCGATTTTCATCTCTCAGCTTCTGTGCGGCCTTGCGACCGTGACATCGGCATCGCGCATGATCTATGCCTTCTCGCGCGACGGCGGCCTGCCGTTTTCGAAAGCGCTCGCCAGCGTCAGCCCAAAATTTCGGACGCCCTCGATCGCGATCTGGACGGCTGCGGTTCTTTCCGTACTGTTCGTCTGGGGCGCTTCGCTCGTCACGATCGCCGGCTCTTCGGCCTATACGATCGTCGTATCGTGCACGGTTATCTTCCTTTTCCTCTCGTTCGCCGTGCCGATCGTGCTCGGCATCAAGGCGATAGGAACCGCAAAATGGCCGAAAATGGGTCCATGGAACATGGGGATCGGCGTTTACAAGCTGGTCTCGCTTCTTGTGATCGTTGCGATGGCGGTCATTTTCGTCATCGGCGTGCAGCCGCCGAACCAGTGGGCGCTTTATATCACAATCGGCTTCCTGGTGTTGACCGCGATCATTTGGTTTGCCTTCGAAAAGCGTCGCTTCCAGGGGCCGCCGATCGGCGACATGATCGCCAAGCGTCAGGCGGATATCGCGGCTGCCGAACGGGCAGTCGGCGAGGTATGA
- a CDS encoding Arc family DNA-binding protein: MAAITVRNLPDETHRALKLRAEQHGRSTEAEIREILEEAVRPKDRLKIGSELAAFGRQFGGLDLDLERERTPTEPASFE, encoded by the coding sequence ATGGCTGCCATTACCGTAAGAAATCTTCCCGATGAAACTCACCGAGCGCTGAAGCTGCGAGCCGAGCAACATGGACGCAGCACCGAAGCTGAAATCCGTGAAATTCTGGAGGAAGCTGTGCGTCCAAAGGACCGGCTGAAGATCGGCTCGGAATTGGCAGCATTTGGGCGCCAGTTTGGTGGTTTGGATCTCGATTTGGAGCGTGAGCGGACGCCGACAGAACCGGCTAGTTTCGAATGA
- a CDS encoding glutamine synthetase family protein has product MSSYTFDDLRRDVAEGRIDTVLACQVDMQGRLMGKRFQAEFFIESAWKETHSCNYLQATDIEMETVSGYKSTSWEKGYGDYTMKPDLATLRRIPWLEGTALVLCDVLDHHTHEEVPHSPRAILKKQVQRLEAMGLKAYMASELEFFLFDQSYDSAREAGYRNMKLASGYNEDYHIFQTTKEEEVMRAIRTGLQAAGIPVENSKGEASAGQEEINVRYADALDMADRHAIIKNGCKEIAWSKGKAITFLAKWNYSAAGSSSHIHQSLWSTDGKTPLFFDKEKEHGMTPMMRHYVAGLLTHASEITYFLAPYINSYKRFVAGTFAPTKAIWSTDNRTAGYRLCGAETKSIRIECRVGGSDLNPYLAFAALIAAGIDGIENKLELEAPFVGDAYGAREVREIPRTLRDATTALTTSKMLRAAFGDDVIDHYTRAAEWEQEEYDRRVTDWEVARGFERA; this is encoded by the coding sequence ATGAGCAGCTATACGTTCGACGACCTCAGACGAGATGTGGCCGAAGGGCGCATCGATACGGTTCTCGCATGTCAGGTCGACATGCAGGGCCGGTTGATGGGCAAACGTTTCCAGGCGGAATTCTTCATTGAAAGCGCCTGGAAGGAAACGCATAGCTGCAACTACCTGCAGGCGACCGACATCGAAATGGAGACCGTCTCCGGCTACAAGTCGACAAGCTGGGAGAAGGGCTACGGCGACTATACGATGAAGCCCGATCTCGCGACGCTGCGCCGCATTCCCTGGCTGGAGGGCACGGCGCTCGTCCTTTGCGACGTGCTCGACCACCATACCCATGAGGAAGTGCCGCATTCCCCGCGCGCCATCCTGAAGAAGCAGGTGCAGCGATTGGAAGCCATGGGCCTCAAGGCTTACATGGCTTCGGAGCTCGAATTCTTCCTGTTCGACCAGAGCTATGACAGCGCGCGCGAGGCCGGCTATCGCAACATGAAGCTCGCCAGCGGCTATAACGAGGATTATCACATCTTCCAGACCACCAAGGAAGAAGAGGTAATGCGGGCGATCCGCACTGGCCTCCAAGCGGCGGGCATCCCTGTGGAAAATTCGAAGGGCGAGGCTTCGGCGGGGCAGGAGGAAATCAATGTCCGCTACGCCGATGCGCTTGATATGGCCGACCGTCATGCGATAATCAAGAACGGCTGTAAGGAGATTGCCTGGTCGAAGGGCAAGGCGATCACCTTCCTGGCGAAATGGAACTATAGTGCCGCCGGCAGCTCGTCGCATATCCATCAGTCGCTCTGGAGCACCGACGGCAAGACACCGTTGTTCTTCGACAAGGAAAAAGAACACGGCATGACGCCGATGATGAGGCACTATGTCGCCGGCCTTCTGACTCACGCCAGCGAGATCACCTATTTCCTGGCGCCCTATATCAATTCCTACAAGCGCTTCGTTGCTGGCACCTTCGCGCCCACGAAGGCGATCTGGAGCACCGACAATCGCACAGCCGGCTATCGCCTGTGTGGCGCTGAAACCAAGAGCATTCGCATCGAGTGCCGCGTCGGCGGCTCTGACCTCAATCCTTATCTGGCGTTTGCGGCCCTGATCGCCGCCGGCATCGACGGTATAGAGAACAAGCTCGAACTCGAAGCACCCTTCGTCGGCGATGCTTATGGCGCGCGCGAAGTCCGCGAGATACCGCGCACCTTACGCGATGCCACGACGGCGCTGACCACTTCGAAGATGCTGCGCGCCGCCTTCGGCGACGATGTCATCGACCACTATACCCGCGCCGCCGAATGGGAGCAGGAGGAGTATGATCGCCGCGTCACCGATTGGGAAGTGGCGCGCGGATTCGAAAGGGCGTAA
- a CDS encoding sulfur transferase domain-containing protein: MDIRPIDDEYSVSGQITVEDLDQIKAMGFKSIVCHRPDNESPDQTPFGVIEARAKELGLEITQVPVGPMGVTEEAVQGMVDALDEFPRPMLGYCRSGARSTAIYQKTHHIRG; encoded by the coding sequence ATGGATATCCGCCCGATCGACGATGAATACTCGGTGTCCGGCCAGATCACCGTAGAGGATCTCGACCAGATCAAGGCCATGGGTTTCAAGTCCATCGTCTGCCACCGCCCGGACAATGAGAGCCCGGATCAGACGCCGTTTGGCGTCATCGAGGCCCGTGCCAAGGAACTCGGCCTGGAGATCACCCAGGTGCCCGTCGGCCCCATGGGCGTCACCGAGGAAGCCGTGCAGGGCATGGTCGATGCGCTGGACGAGTTCCCGCGTCCGATGCTCGGCTATTGCCGGTCGGGTGCACGCTCGACCGCGATCTATCAGAAGACGCATCATATTCGCGGCTGA
- a CDS encoding type II toxin-antitoxin system VapC family toxin, translating into MIILDTNVVSEPMKPTGNDQVLKWLDQQLAETLFLTSTSLAELLVGIEILPDGKRKMGLDGALTQLVSRLFASRILAFDKAAAENYAPLISRARSAGYSIAVADGQIAAIAATHGFAVATRDTAPFVAAGISTINPWKEG; encoded by the coding sequence ATGATTATTCTCGACACAAATGTCGTCTCGGAACCGATGAAGCCCACGGGCAATGATCAAGTTTTGAAATGGCTGGACCAGCAGCTGGCGGAAACGCTTTTCCTGACGAGCACAAGCCTCGCCGAACTGTTGGTCGGTATAGAGATTCTGCCGGATGGCAAACGCAAGATGGGCCTTGATGGCGCGCTCACCCAACTTGTTTCACGGCTCTTTGCTTCACGCATTCTTGCCTTCGACAAGGCCGCCGCAGAAAATTACGCACCTTTAATCAGCCGCGCGAGATCCGCAGGATACTCGATTGCCGTCGCGGATGGCCAAATCGCGGCAATTGCGGCAACACATGGTTTCGCCGTCGCCACGCGAGATACAGCTCCATTCGTGGCCGCAGGAATCTCGACAATCAATCCCTGGAAAGAAGGGTGA
- a CDS encoding L,D-transpeptidase: protein MTATVSMPALTDAQAQYYRSGNGNTVLVTPDGRILDQYPYGGGYSMTRDGRGRRVLIDSYGNVVATEMKASTYYPRAPAREAYNDNGRDNGGRYGDTQLSNNGGYQDYRQYRTDSYGNYDGDDQQDRGVVTGGIPRDGDIQRQPLDNQPLPSKNQGQTNPSGNDYASIDPQQGAPDIVNKPPAEPVITLKGKSKMEITAIEVFLARQGISPGAIDGRMGANVTKAIYAYQLMTGQTLDPNNTDAILEQLRMSGGMPIINYTITAADAAGPYVASIPEDYAAKSQMPSLGYTSTTEMLAERFHMDEGYLKALNPGVDFTVPGSTIKVVNTGSSKTGAVAKILADKGRKQVFAYDANGTLVAAYPASIGSADTPSPSGTVTVERVAFNPGYTYNPKINFQQAGNDKILNIPPGPNGPVGTVWMALSKPTYGIHGTPDPSRIGKTQSHGCVRLTNWDATELGKMVKPGTVVEFVD from the coding sequence ATGACTGCCACAGTATCCATGCCCGCGCTCACCGATGCGCAGGCACAATACTATCGCAGCGGAAACGGCAACACGGTTCTCGTCACTCCCGACGGCCGTATCCTCGATCAATACCCTTACGGCGGTGGATATTCCATGACGCGCGATGGACGCGGCCGACGGGTTCTGATCGATTCCTACGGCAATGTCGTCGCCACGGAGATGAAGGCAAGTACCTATTATCCTCGCGCGCCCGCTCGCGAAGCCTATAACGATAATGGCCGCGACAATGGCGGCCGTTATGGCGACACGCAGCTCTCCAACAACGGCGGGTACCAGGACTACCGCCAGTATCGCACCGATAGCTACGGCAATTACGACGGCGACGATCAGCAGGATCGGGGCGTCGTGACCGGCGGCATCCCGCGTGATGGCGATATTCAGCGCCAGCCGCTCGACAATCAGCCTCTGCCGAGCAAGAACCAGGGCCAGACGAACCCGAGCGGCAACGATTATGCATCGATAGACCCGCAGCAGGGCGCACCAGATATCGTCAACAAGCCGCCGGCCGAGCCCGTCATCACGCTCAAGGGCAAGTCGAAGATGGAGATCACCGCGATCGAGGTCTTCCTTGCGCGGCAGGGCATTTCGCCAGGCGCCATCGATGGCCGCATGGGCGCCAACGTCACCAAGGCGATCTATGCCTATCAGCTGATGACCGGCCAGACCCTCGATCCGAACAATACCGACGCAATTCTCGAGCAGCTGCGCATGTCCGGCGGCATGCCGATCATTAACTACACGATCACGGCGGCCGACGCGGCCGGCCCCTATGTTGCATCGATCCCCGAAGATTATGCCGCAAAATCCCAGATGCCCTCCCTCGGCTATACGTCGACGACCGAAATGCTGGCGGAGCGCTTTCATATGGATGAAGGCTACCTGAAGGCGCTCAATCCCGGTGTCGATTTCACCGTGCCCGGCAGCACCATCAAGGTCGTCAATACTGGTTCCAGCAAGACGGGTGCGGTCGCCAAGATCCTGGCGGACAAGGGCCGCAAGCAGGTTTTCGCCTATGACGCCAACGGCACCTTAGTCGCCGCCTACCCTGCCAGCATCGGATCCGCCGACACGCCCTCGCCCTCCGGCACGGTCACGGTCGAGCGCGTCGCCTTCAATCCAGGCTATACCTACAATCCTAAGATCAATTTCCAGCAGGCCGGAAACGATAAGATTCTCAACATCCCACCCGGGCCGAACGGCCCGGTCGGTACGGTTTGGATGGCGCTGTCGAAGCCTACCTACGGCATCCACGGCACGCCGGACCCCTCGAGAATCGGCAAGACACAGAGCCATGGCTGCGTGCGCCTCACCAATTGGGATGCGACTGAGCTCGGCAAAATGGTCAAGCCCGGCACCGTTGTCGAATTCGTGGATTGA
- a CDS encoding aldehyde dehydrogenase family protein: MTMITCVSPINGEVYAERPALSLDAAKDVVARARKAQKDWARRPLEDRVQLVLKGAARLNEMADVVVPELAWQMGRPIKYGGEYRGFNERSNYVASIAADALAPLVVEDSANFARRIEREPHGVVFVIAPWNYPYMTAINTIAPALMAGNTVVLKHASQTLLVGERLVQAFVEAGVPADVFQNVFLDHETTSALIAAGSFNFVNFTGSVEGGRSIERAAAGTFTSLGLELGGKDPGYVMEDADLDAAVDTLMDGATYNSGQCCCGIERIYVHESLYDAFVEKSVAWVSNYKLGNPLDPETSLGPMAHKRFAKVVREQIADAVAKGAKALVDPKLFPADDGGAYLAPQILVDVDHSMAFMREETFGPAVGIMKVKSDAQALELMNDSPYGLTASLWTRDVERASRIGREIETGTVFMNRADYLDPALCWTGVKETGRGGSLSIIGFHNLTRPKSYHLKKVTA, from the coding sequence ATGACCATGATCACGTGCGTCTCCCCGATAAACGGAGAGGTTTATGCCGAACGCCCGGCCTTGTCGCTGGATGCTGCCAAGGACGTCGTAGCCCGCGCCCGCAAGGCGCAAAAGGATTGGGCGCGCCGCCCGCTGGAAGATCGCGTTCAGCTGGTGCTGAAGGGTGCCGCCCGGCTCAATGAGATGGCCGATGTGGTCGTGCCGGAGCTTGCCTGGCAGATGGGCCGCCCGATCAAGTATGGCGGGGAATATCGCGGTTTCAACGAGCGTTCGAACTATGTCGCGTCGATCGCCGCCGATGCCTTGGCACCGTTGGTTGTCGAGGACAGCGCGAATTTTGCCCGCCGCATAGAACGCGAGCCGCATGGCGTCGTCTTCGTCATCGCGCCCTGGAACTATCCTTACATGACGGCGATCAACACGATCGCCCCGGCGCTGATGGCCGGCAACACCGTGGTTCTCAAGCATGCGAGCCAGACGTTGCTGGTCGGCGAGCGGCTGGTGCAGGCTTTCGTCGAGGCCGGCGTTCCCGCCGACGTCTTCCAGAATGTCTTCCTCGATCATGAAACGACCTCGGCGCTGATTGCGGCCGGCAGTTTCAACTTCGTCAATTTCACCGGCTCCGTCGAAGGCGGCCGGTCGATCGAGCGTGCGGCCGCCGGCACCTTCACCAGCCTCGGCCTGGAGCTTGGCGGCAAGGATCCGGGCTATGTGATGGAGGATGCCGATCTCGACGCTGCGGTCGATACGCTGATGGATGGAGCGACCTATAATTCCGGCCAGTGCTGCTGTGGCATCGAGCGCATCTATGTGCATGAATCGCTATACGACGCCTTCGTCGAAAAGTCGGTTGCCTGGGTTTCGAATTACAAGCTCGGCAATCCGCTTGATCCCGAAACGTCGCTCGGGCCGATGGCGCACAAGCGCTTCGCCAAGGTGGTGCGCGAACAGATCGCCGATGCCGTCGCCAAGGGCGCCAAGGCGCTGGTCGATCCCAAGCTGTTCCCGGCAGATGATGGCGGCGCCTATCTGGCGCCGCAGATCCTCGTCGATGTCGATCATTCGATGGCCTTCATGCGCGAAGAGACCTTCGGCCCGGCCGTCGGCATCATGAAGGTGAAGAGCGACGCGCAAGCACTGGAGCTGATGAACGACAGCCCCTACGGTCTGACGGCATCGCTCTGGACCAGGGATGTCGAGCGCGCCTCGCGCATTGGCCGTGAGATCGAAACTGGCACCGTCTTCATGAACCGCGCCGATTATCTCGATCCGGCGCTGTGCTGGACCGGCGTCAAGGAAACCGGCCGCGGCGGCTCGCTGTCGATCATCGGTTTCCACAACCTGACGCGTCCGAAATCCTATCATCTGAAGAAAGTAACAGCATGA